One segment of Methylotuvimicrobium sp. KM2 DNA contains the following:
- a CDS encoding glyceraldehyde 3-phosphate dehydrogenase NAD-binding domain-containing protein, whose product MSLRVGIVGLGRIGRGMLRANYAELASGRFDIQVMCDVMSVDQVAYLLSHDSTYGNPPFSLDCDGNNLIVSGKTIHYQRVDRRRASPDEDSFGHLRKYELDVLFDATGTATIEDLRSIIKHKVAKKVVCTTNIPGCDLSMVYGVNDNQYDPERHHVISASTCTGNALVPLFSILEKHIGIDYARIITIHPALSDQRVLDGYHATSHLGRSSAVSILPTKTNVAHSAALVLPSLQGKLDSLSYRIPTAIVSVIDLTANLSRDTSREECMELFEHHARTDMKGIIHCDYGAWGHEKASIDYLGLPYSAVVVMNHLTLSSGRHLGLSLMHDNELAYCSRVIDVLGVLNRGGL is encoded by the coding sequence ATGAGTTTACGAGTTGGTATTGTCGGTCTCGGTCGTATAGGTCGAGGCATGCTGCGTGCAAATTACGCCGAACTGGCCTCCGGGCGTTTCGATATCCAAGTCATGTGCGACGTGATGTCGGTGGATCAGGTTGCTTACCTATTATCGCACGATAGTACTTACGGCAATCCTCCCTTTAGTTTAGACTGCGACGGTAATAACTTGATCGTCTCCGGTAAGACGATACATTACCAACGAGTCGATAGACGCCGTGCTTCGCCGGATGAAGACAGCTTCGGCCATCTGCGTAAGTACGAGCTCGATGTATTGTTCGATGCGACCGGTACCGCCACAATTGAAGATTTGCGATCGATCATCAAACATAAAGTCGCCAAAAAAGTCGTTTGTACCACTAATATACCCGGTTGCGATTTGAGCATGGTATACGGCGTCAACGACAATCAATACGACCCGGAGCGTCATCATGTCATTTCGGCGAGTACTTGTACCGGCAATGCGTTAGTGCCGTTGTTTTCGATTCTGGAAAAACATATAGGCATCGATTACGCGAGAATCATCACCATTCATCCCGCCCTATCCGATCAGCGCGTACTCGACGGTTATCATGCGACTTCTCATCTCGGCAGGTCCAGTGCGGTGTCGATTTTGCCGACCAAGACCAATGTCGCTCATTCGGCTGCGTTGGTGTTGCCTTCTCTTCAGGGTAAGCTCGATTCGCTTTCCTACCGAATTCCCACCGCAATCGTTTCGGTTATCGATCTGACCGCCAATTTATCGAGAGATACGTCGCGCGAAGAGTGCATGGAGTTGTTCGAACATCATGCACGGACCGATATGAAGGGGATAATTCATTGTGACTACGGAGCCTGGGGTCATGAAAAAGCCAGTATCGATTATCTAGGGCTACCGTATTCGGCTGTCGTGGTAATGAACCATTTGACGCTTAGTAGCGGCCGGCACTTGGGGCTTTCGTTGATGCACGATAATGAATTGGCCTATTGTTCGCGCGTGATTGACGTATTAGGCGTGTTGAACCGTGGCGGTCTTTGA
- a CDS encoding dihydrofolate reductase family protein, protein MTRTDSTKKLLRLYPAPSLEEPINGLYMTHRVHELGSPGLPFVYANFLSSLDGRIALEDIDKGLSFIPKHLTTASDFSLFMELHAQADCLITHGGYMRALGEKRLGNILQVTDKDLLEWRRINGLPEQPAIVIASASLNFPIHSSLLETKQTVYIATGKNASPERIRFWQAQGFPVLSAGTDRMVEGAPLLNILASLGLKSIYLIAGPKMLDTVVRDKQLSRLYLTLTHQLMGGNDFRTLLTGSALGQVGNLKLESLFLELDSPAGAGQFFAQFSLPYSYVSGK, encoded by the coding sequence ATGACTCGAACCGACTCCACAAAAAAACTCTTACGTCTTTATCCCGCCCCATCCCTGGAAGAGCCTATTAATGGCTTGTATATGACGCATAGAGTCCATGAATTAGGAAGTCCGGGGTTGCCTTTCGTCTATGCTAACTTTCTTTCCAGCTTAGACGGGCGTATCGCACTAGAGGACATTGATAAAGGCCTTTCTTTTATACCCAAGCATTTAACGACGGCTTCCGATTTCAGTTTATTCATGGAGTTGCATGCACAAGCCGACTGCCTGATAACACATGGGGGCTACATGCGCGCATTGGGCGAAAAACGATTAGGCAATATTTTGCAGGTCACGGACAAAGATTTGCTCGAATGGCGGCGCATCAACGGTTTACCCGAGCAGCCTGCAATCGTTATTGCTAGCGCCAGCTTGAACTTCCCCATCCATAGCAGTTTGCTGGAAACAAAACAAACGGTCTATATCGCCACCGGAAAGAATGCGTCGCCGGAACGAATTCGCTTTTGGCAAGCACAAGGATTTCCGGTTTTATCTGCCGGCACTGACAGGATGGTCGAAGGCGCACCTTTACTCAATATATTGGCAAGCCTTGGGCTCAAAAGCATTTATTTGATAGCCGGCCCGAAAATGCTTGATACCGTAGTTCGGGACAAACAATTATCGCGACTGTATCTGACGCTCACCCATCAATTGATGGGTGGCAATGATTTTCGTACCTTACTGACCGGTTCCGCATTAGGACAAGTAGGAAATCTAAAACTCGAATCGCTATTCCTGGAATTGGACTCTCCCGCCGGCGCAGGTCAGTTTTTTGCCCAATTCAGTCTGCCCTATTCTTATGTCTCAGGAAAGTAA
- a CDS encoding DUF2956 domain-containing protein — protein sequence MAKNIKQKPSPETQAEALKIAKSTQRPAQTKEQTKLIAQGIEKGIDLYKKQQKQKARELNRKLKKVSGQQSDSAESENQTIVERVVYRQHWLPWLLLVLSWLGWGFYFFIFQQ from the coding sequence ATGGCCAAAAACATTAAGCAAAAGCCGTCTCCGGAAACTCAAGCGGAGGCGCTGAAAATCGCCAAGTCAACGCAACGTCCCGCTCAAACCAAAGAACAAACGAAGTTGATTGCGCAAGGAATCGAAAAAGGCATCGATCTTTACAAGAAGCAGCAAAAGCAAAAGGCGAGAGAGTTGAATCGGAAGCTCAAGAAAGTTTCCGGTCAACAATCGGATTCTGCCGAGTCTGAAAATCAGACTATTGTTGAGCGGGTCGTTTACCGGCAACACTGGTTGCCTTGGTTATTATTGGTTCTGAGCTGGTTGGGGTGGGGATTTTATTTTTTTATTTTCCAACAGTAG
- a CDS encoding multicopper oxidase domain-containing protein translates to MYKTLAVSMFAGLMAFSMLAGAETGSVHSITLKAVALDSGQLAYQMVKHKIKSPSGKVEDITQRYSPEASIPGPAIVMTEGDKAEVTLEHGIKGSNDPVSIHVHGVHYKIDSDGTMKILNHVNDQAAFPGKPYTYKWTAAVGTAGTWPYHDHTFGNPKLGAEDKGLYGTLIINPKSGKVPALIDGKVQNVAIKDIKRDFILWMHETTFWGMEVNNIANRQVPLWTNPTLGARENELVRFHVIGIGTAFHTFHLHAHRWIQPGTTHIVDTFNIGPIQRESFVVKAGEGVGPGMWHYHCHVLQHMQSGMMGGFKVFESAKN, encoded by the coding sequence ATGTATAAAACACTAGCAGTCTCTATGTTTGCCGGGTTGATGGCATTTTCCATGCTGGCTGGAGCCGAGACAGGGTCTGTTCATTCGATCACACTGAAAGCGGTGGCTCTGGACTCCGGTCAATTAGCCTATCAAATGGTCAAGCACAAGATTAAAAGCCCTTCCGGTAAAGTCGAAGACATCACGCAAAGGTACAGCCCGGAGGCATCGATACCGGGGCCGGCTATCGTCATGACCGAAGGCGATAAAGCAGAAGTCACCTTGGAGCACGGCATCAAAGGTTCCAACGATCCGGTCAGTATTCATGTTCATGGCGTACATTACAAAATCGACAGTGACGGAACCATGAAAATACTAAATCACGTCAACGACCAAGCCGCTTTTCCCGGTAAACCTTACACCTATAAATGGACTGCTGCAGTCGGCACGGCGGGTACTTGGCCTTATCACGATCATACTTTCGGCAATCCTAAGTTAGGCGCCGAGGATAAAGGTTTATACGGAACGCTGATTATCAATCCGAAAAGCGGCAAGGTGCCGGCTTTGATCGACGGCAAAGTCCAAAACGTGGCTATAAAGGACATTAAGCGGGATTTTATTTTATGGATGCATGAAACCACGTTCTGGGGCATGGAAGTCAATAATATCGCGAACCGTCAAGTACCGCTTTGGACTAACCCCACGCTAGGCGCGCGTGAGAACGAACTGGTTCGTTTCCACGTCATCGGTATCGGCACCGCGTTTCATACTTTTCATTTACATGCTCATCGCTGGATTCAACCGGGCACGACACATATCGTCGATACCTTCAATATCGGACCGATTCAACGAGAGTCGTTCGTAGTCAAAGCCGGCGAAGGCGTCGGGCCGGGTATGTGGCATTACCACTGTCATGTGTTGCAACACATGCAAAGCGGCATGATGGGCGGATTCAAAGTCTTCGAATCGGCCAAAAATTAA
- a CDS encoding acyl-CoA dehydrogenase, which yields MTEFIIEVSSGLILAGIVVFTPIRRSLLTRPLFKVMRRNLPPMSQTEREALEAGNTWWDAELFTGRPDWTKLAALPAARLSDEERAFIDGPVETLCAMLDDWDITFKRRDLPTEVWDYIKQHKFCGIIIPKRYGGLAFSDFAHSQIVMKLASRSTTAAVTVMVPNSLGPAKLLLAYGTEQQKNHYLPRLADGLEIPAFALTGPLAGSDAGAMPDTGIVCYGAFEGNERVLGIRLNWEKRYITLGPVATVLGLAFKLYDPDRLLGETEDIGITVALIPTDTPGVSIGRRHFPLDSAFQNGPNWGKDVFIPLDWIIGGAAQAGQGWKMLMQSLATGRAISLPALSVGAAKVICRNTGAYARIRHQFNLPIGAFEGIEEVLARMAGNTYLMDAARQVTCAALDAGEKPAVISAILKYQLTEGMRRIVNDGMDIQGGSGICLGPSNAIGRLYQVVPVGITVEGANILTRTMMIFGQGSVRCHPFVQQEMQALNQTDAAKALREFDSILWRHLRFFLNNAIRGLWFGFGGSRMISAPGDRETKRYYRQLTRLSTGFALAADVALLTLGGRLKRKERISGRLADVLSHLYLCSCALKHFENQDAPSDDLPLLHWACQDSLYRAQQSLLEALRLLPSKLSPGLLRALLFPLGKPCAPPSDSLTGPLAKLLLTDNPARERLTDGIYINTDADDPTGRIETAFKAVLEATPAEAKIRAAQKQGALPKGMPSSVLEQTLASELIDKDEFALLEKAEQAKMKAIAVDDFAPEQLTGGT from the coding sequence ATGACTGAATTCATTATCGAGGTATCGAGCGGGCTTATCCTAGCCGGGATCGTTGTCTTTACTCCTATCCGCCGCAGTTTGCTGACCCGACCGCTGTTCAAGGTCATGCGCCGTAACCTGCCGCCGATGTCGCAAACCGAACGCGAGGCGCTCGAAGCAGGCAATACTTGGTGGGACGCCGAGCTGTTCACGGGCCGTCCGGACTGGACCAAACTCGCGGCGCTGCCCGCGGCGCGCCTCAGCGACGAGGAGCGCGCCTTTATCGACGGACCGGTGGAAACCCTGTGCGCGATGCTCGACGACTGGGACATCACCTTCAAGCGCCGCGACTTACCGACGGAAGTCTGGGACTATATCAAACAACATAAATTTTGCGGCATCATCATACCGAAGCGTTACGGCGGACTGGCGTTTTCCGATTTCGCGCATTCGCAAATCGTCATGAAACTCGCCAGCCGCAGCACGACCGCCGCGGTCACGGTCATGGTCCCGAATTCATTGGGGCCGGCCAAATTATTGCTGGCCTACGGCACCGAACAGCAAAAGAATCATTATCTACCGCGTTTGGCCGACGGCCTCGAAATACCGGCATTCGCGCTAACCGGCCCGCTGGCCGGCAGCGATGCCGGCGCAATGCCCGATACCGGCATCGTCTGTTATGGCGCGTTCGAAGGGAATGAACGAGTTTTGGGCATACGGCTCAATTGGGAGAAGCGTTATATTACGCTAGGCCCGGTCGCCACGGTGCTCGGACTGGCATTCAAGCTTTACGATCCCGACCGACTGTTGGGCGAAACAGAAGACATCGGCATTACCGTCGCGCTGATTCCGACCGATACGCCGGGCGTTTCGATCGGCCGCCGCCATTTTCCGCTCGATTCGGCCTTCCAGAACGGCCCTAACTGGGGCAAGGACGTCTTCATTCCGCTCGATTGGATCATCGGCGGCGCGGCACAGGCCGGTCAAGGTTGGAAAATGTTGATGCAGAGTCTCGCCACCGGCCGCGCGATTTCGCTGCCGGCGCTGAGCGTCGGTGCGGCCAAAGTCATCTGCCGTAATACCGGCGCCTATGCGCGGATCAGGCACCAGTTCAATCTGCCGATCGGCGCGTTCGAAGGCATCGAAGAGGTGCTGGCGCGCATGGCCGGCAACACCTATTTAATGGACGCCGCGCGGCAAGTTACCTGCGCGGCGCTCGATGCCGGCGAGAAACCGGCGGTAATATCGGCGATTTTGAAATATCAACTCACCGAAGGCATGCGGCGGATCGTCAACGACGGCATGGATATTCAAGGCGGTTCGGGCATTTGTCTGGGGCCTTCCAACGCAATCGGCCGTTTGTATCAAGTCGTCCCGGTCGGTATCACGGTCGAAGGCGCGAACATTCTGACCCGCACGATGATGATTTTCGGCCAAGGTTCGGTCCGCTGCCACCCTTTCGTACAACAAGAAATGCAGGCACTGAACCAAACAGATGCGGCCAAAGCCTTGCGCGAATTCGACTCGATATTATGGCGACATCTCCGTTTTTTTCTGAACAATGCGATAAGAGGACTCTGGTTCGGCTTTGGCGGCTCGCGGATGATCTCCGCGCCCGGCGACCGCGAAACGAAGCGTTATTACCGGCAATTGACACGGCTTAGCACAGGCTTTGCGCTGGCAGCCGATGTCGCGCTGCTGACGCTGGGCGGCCGACTCAAACGTAAGGAACGCATTTCCGGCCGGTTGGCCGACGTACTGAGCCACTTGTACTTGTGTTCCTGCGCACTCAAACATTTCGAGAATCAAGACGCGCCCTCGGACGACCTGCCGCTGTTGCATTGGGCCTGCCAAGACAGCCTGTATCGCGCCCAACAATCGTTATTGGAGGCACTTCGACTGTTGCCGTCAAAACTTTCGCCCGGCTTGCTGCGTGCTTTGTTGTTTCCGCTCGGCAAACCCTGCGCGCCACCGAGCGATAGTTTGACCGGTCCTCTCGCAAAATTGCTATTGACCGACAACCCGGCGCGCGAGCGTTTGACCGACGGCATTTATATCAATACCGATGCAGACGATCCTACCGGCCGCATCGAGACGGCCTTCAAGGCAGTACTCGAAGCCACACCGGCCGAGGCAAAAATCCGCGCCGCGCAAAAACAAGGGGCGTTACCCAAAGGAATGCCTTCATCCGTACTAGAGCAGACATTGGCTTCGGAATTGATCGACAAGGACGAATTCGCATTGCTCGAAAAAGCCGAGCAAGCCAAAATGAAAGCGATCGCGGTCGACGATTTCGCGCCGGAACAATTGACCGGCGGTACTTAA
- a CDS encoding 3-hydroxyacyl-CoA dehydrogenase NAD-binding domain-containing protein produces the protein MNIEKAAVVGAGVMGAGIAAHIANAGIPVSLLDIVPDNATNRNQIAEQAIAKMLAAEPSPLMHPNNVRLISPGNVEDDLACLAEADWIVEAVLEDPDIKRNLYRQLEAVCRSDALISSNTSTLSLQVLTLQQSESFKRRFMITHFFNPPRYMRLLELVAPPDIAPDLFDAVATFADLRLGKGCVTCKDTPGFIANRIGTFWIQTALLEAIANNLTVEQCDAAMALFGIPKTGVFGLLDLVGLDLMPHVLSGFKQSLPAQDRLRAIGAVPPLLRRMIEKGYTGRKGLGGFYRLKPDADAKIKEAVDLQTGDYRVSEKYRIDGVSHRPEDLKKFLSGGEALNRYAWRVWSDTLSYAASLIPEIADDPLAIDTAMRLGYNWRYGPFELLDRLGTDWFVERLQEKHQAIPYLFADRQSLYRTDKQGVLECKDEDRRYRPIHRPEGMLSLGDIKRRTGPLLENASASLWDIGDGIVCLEFHSKMNTLDPDSLSLIQQSIGVVRDNFEGMVIHNEAEHFSAGANLTLLAPALMRQDWDAVAQIVELGQQTYQALKYAPFPVVGAPSGLALGGGCEILLHCDAVQAHAELYTGLVETGVGLVPGWGGCKELLRRWLSLPNRPGGPMPAISQAFESIALAKMSKSALLAKELLYLSEHDGITMNKDRLLADAKARVLTMTVDYRPPEPYVYYLPGASSRAALEIAVRNLSLSGKATAYDREIAGQLAFVLSGGDTDSLDPISEQDMLNLERQAFLHLVKQPGTVARLEHMLKTGKPLRN, from the coding sequence ATGAATATCGAAAAAGCCGCGGTCGTCGGCGCCGGCGTGATGGGCGCCGGCATCGCCGCGCATATCGCCAATGCCGGCATTCCGGTCTCCTTATTGGACATCGTCCCGGATAACGCAACGAACCGTAATCAAATTGCCGAGCAAGCGATCGCCAAAATGCTTGCCGCCGAACCCTCGCCGCTAATGCACCCGAACAACGTTCGGCTGATCTCGCCCGGTAATGTCGAGGACGATTTAGCCTGTCTGGCCGAGGCCGATTGGATCGTCGAAGCCGTGCTCGAAGATCCGGACATCAAACGTAACCTTTATCGACAGCTGGAAGCGGTTTGCCGATCCGATGCGCTGATATCGTCGAACACCTCGACACTGTCGTTGCAGGTGCTGACCTTGCAACAATCCGAAAGCTTTAAGCGGCGCTTCATGATCACGCACTTTTTCAACCCGCCGCGCTACATGCGCCTACTCGAACTGGTCGCGCCGCCCGACATCGCACCCGATTTGTTCGATGCGGTCGCCACGTTCGCAGACCTGCGCCTCGGTAAAGGCTGCGTCACTTGCAAGGATACGCCGGGCTTCATCGCGAATAGGATCGGCACTTTTTGGATACAAACGGCATTACTCGAAGCGATCGCGAATAACTTGACCGTCGAACAATGCGATGCCGCGATGGCGCTGTTCGGCATTCCGAAAACCGGCGTGTTCGGCTTGCTGGACCTGGTCGGCCTGGACTTGATGCCGCATGTTTTGAGCGGCTTCAAGCAAAGCCTGCCGGCCCAGGACCGCTTGCGGGCAATAGGCGCCGTGCCGCCGTTGCTGCGCCGCATGATCGAGAAAGGCTACACAGGACGTAAGGGCCTCGGCGGCTTTTATCGTCTCAAGCCCGATGCCGACGCCAAAATCAAGGAAGCGGTCGATCTCCAAACCGGCGACTATCGTGTCAGTGAAAAATACCGCATCGACGGCGTCAGTCACAGACCCGAAGATTTAAAAAAATTTTTATCCGGCGGCGAAGCGCTCAATCGCTATGCCTGGCGAGTCTGGTCGGACACGCTAAGCTATGCGGCTAGCTTGATTCCGGAAATCGCCGACGATCCGCTTGCGATCGATACCGCGATGCGCCTCGGCTACAACTGGCGTTACGGCCCGTTCGAACTACTCGATCGTCTCGGCACCGATTGGTTCGTCGAGCGGCTTCAAGAGAAACACCAAGCTATTCCCTATCTGTTCGCGGACCGGCAAAGCCTGTATCGCACCGACAAGCAAGGCGTCCTGGAATGTAAGGACGAAGACCGCCGCTATCGGCCGATCCACCGTCCCGAAGGCATGTTGTCGCTCGGCGATATCAAACGGCGCACCGGTCCTTTGCTCGAAAATGCATCGGCCAGTCTGTGGGACATCGGCGACGGCATCGTTTGCTTAGAATTCCATAGCAAAATGAATACCTTGGACCCGGACAGCCTGAGCCTGATCCAGCAAAGTATCGGCGTCGTCCGTGACAATTTCGAAGGCATGGTCATTCATAACGAAGCCGAGCATTTTTCGGCCGGGGCCAATCTAACTCTGCTGGCCCCGGCATTGATGCGGCAAGATTGGGATGCCGTTGCCCAAATCGTCGAACTCGGACAACAAACTTATCAGGCCTTGAAATACGCGCCTTTCCCGGTCGTCGGCGCACCATCCGGTTTAGCGCTGGGCGGCGGTTGCGAAATTCTGCTGCATTGCGATGCGGTGCAAGCCCATGCCGAACTGTATACCGGCCTCGTCGAAACCGGAGTCGGTTTGGTGCCGGGCTGGGGCGGCTGTAAGGAGTTATTGCGCCGATGGCTTAGTTTGCCTAACCGCCCGGGCGGACCGATGCCGGCGATTTCGCAAGCCTTCGAGAGCATCGCGCTCGCCAAGATGTCCAAATCGGCCTTGTTGGCAAAGGAATTACTCTATTTATCCGAACACGACGGCATCACGATGAACAAAGACCGTCTGCTGGCCGACGCAAAGGCGCGCGTCCTGACGATGACCGTCGATTATCGGCCGCCGGAACCTTATGTTTATTATTTACCGGGCGCCTCGTCCCGCGCGGCGCTTGAGATTGCCGTGCGCAACTTATCGCTCTCGGGCAAGGCGACCGCTTACGACCGGGAAATCGCCGGCCAACTGGCTTTCGTATTGAGCGGCGGCGACACCGACAGTCTCGATCCGATCAGCGAACAAGACATGTTGAATCTGGAGCGGCAAGCCTTTTTGCACCTGGTCAAACAACCCGGCACTGTAGCAAGGCTCGAACACATGCTGAAAACCGGCAAGCCGTTGAGAAACTGA
- a CDS encoding thiolase family protein: MNNVVIAGYARSPFTPAGKGELAHVRPDDLAAQVVKALIDKCGVDPNAIEDLILGCAFPEGEQGLNIARLVVQLAELPISIAGMTVNRFCGSSMQAIHIAAGAIQMNAGEVFVCAGVESMSRVPMGGFNTLPHPELYKDHPEAYMSMGETAENLARRYSIARRDQENFALASQRKTQHARLNGDFADEIVPILTHRGDRIDQDGCPRPDSTAEGLAELKPAFLQNGSVTAATSSPLTDGAAAVLVCSEVYADAHELPKLARIKSFAVSACQPEIMGIGPVSATHKALQRAGLRLEDIDLVELNEAFAAQALAVLQELPIPTEKLNLDGGAIALGHPLGATGARITGKAASLLHRERKRYALATQCIGGGQGIATILEAAS; encoded by the coding sequence ATGAATAATGTAGTCATCGCAGGATATGCCAGATCGCCGTTCACGCCGGCGGGCAAAGGCGAGTTAGCCCACGTCAGACCCGACGACCTGGCCGCGCAAGTGGTCAAGGCGCTGATCGACAAGTGCGGCGTCGACCCGAACGCTATCGAAGACTTGATTCTCGGCTGCGCCTTTCCGGAAGGCGAGCAAGGCCTCAATATCGCGCGCCTCGTCGTGCAGCTGGCGGAACTACCGATATCGATCGCGGGCATGACCGTCAACCGTTTCTGCGGCTCGTCGATGCAAGCGATTCATATCGCGGCCGGCGCGATTCAAATGAACGCCGGCGAGGTATTCGTTTGCGCCGGCGTCGAATCGATGAGCCGCGTGCCGATGGGCGGATTCAATACCTTGCCGCATCCGGAGCTGTATAAAGATCACCCGGAAGCCTACATGAGCATGGGCGAGACAGCCGAAAACCTGGCGCGCCGCTATTCCATAGCCCGCCGGGACCAAGAAAATTTCGCGTTGGCCAGCCAACGCAAAACGCAGCACGCACGACTAAACGGCGACTTTGCCGATGAGATCGTGCCGATTCTAACGCACCGAGGCGATCGCATCGATCAAGACGGCTGTCCGCGCCCCGATTCGACTGCGGAAGGCCTAGCCGAGCTCAAACCGGCATTTCTGCAAAACGGCAGCGTCACGGCCGCGACGTCGTCGCCGCTGACCGACGGCGCCGCGGCGGTATTGGTATGCAGCGAGGTCTATGCCGATGCGCACGAACTGCCGAAATTGGCCCGCATCAAATCGTTCGCGGTATCCGCCTGCCAGCCCGAAATCATGGGTATCGGCCCGGTCTCGGCAACGCACAAAGCCTTACAAAGAGCAGGTTTAAGGCTGGAAGACATCGACCTGGTCGAATTGAACGAAGCCTTCGCAGCGCAAGCCCTGGCCGTATTACAGGAATTGCCTATTCCTACCGAAAAACTCAATCTCGACGGCGGCGCGATCGCGCTAGGCCATCCTCTCGGCGCGACCGGCGCGCGCATCACCGGCAAGGCGGCCAGCCTACTGCACCGCGAGCGTAAGCGTTATGCGCTGGCCACACAGTGCATCGGCGGCGGCCAAGGCATTGCAACCATTCTGGAGGCCGCATCATGA